One uncultured Draconibacterium sp. genomic window, ATATTGAGTCGATTGGAATTACGCCAAACTCTTCTTCTACAGGCTTGTTCTCAACTGCAGGAACGTAACCACGTCCTTTGTTGATTGTCAATTCCATATGAATCTTAACGTCTGACTCCATTCTGCAGATAACCAATTCAGGGTTTAATACTCTGAAACCAGTCATAAACTTGTTAATGTCGCCGGCAGTTAATTCTTCCTGTCCGGTAATTGTAATCGAAACTTTTTCACTGTCAAAATCTTCCACCTCGTTTTTAAATCGAACCTGCTTCAGATTAAGGATAATATCAGTTACATCTTCAATAACACCTTTAATCGTAGAAAACTCATGGTCAACACCTTCTATTTTAACAGTAGTAATTGCATAACCCTCCAACGACGATAACAGAATTCGACGCAGCGCATTACCGATTGTAATACCGTATCCTGGTTCTAAAGGACGAAACTCGAATTGTCCGAATTTTTCATCGGATTCTAACATTATCACCTTGTCAGGCTTTTGGAATGCTAATATTGCCATAATAACCTAAGTAAATTTATTATTTTGAATACAACTCTACGATAAGTTGTTCTTTGATGTTTTCTGGAATTTCTTCGCGCTCCGGACGGTTCAGGAATTTACCGGTCATTAAATCACCGTTCCACTCCAACCATTCGTATTGTGAACTTCTGCGCGAATGCAATGAGTCTGTAATTTCTTCCAATGATTTCGATTTCTCACGAACGCCAACAACGTCGCCGGGTTTAACCGAATAAGAAGGAATATTTACTACACTTCCATTAACTGTAATATGTTTGTGCGAAACAAACTGACGAGCTGCTGCCCGTGTTTTAGCGATACCCATACGGAAAACAACATTGTCCAATCTCGATTCGAGTAATTGTAACAATACTTCACCGGTAATCCCTTTTGAAGCCGAAGCTTTTTTAAAGAGTCCACGGAATTGTTTTTCCAAAATACCATAGGTATATTTTGCTTTTTGCTTTTCTTTCAACTGTAGCCCGTATTCAGACTTTTTTCTTCTTTTCGAAGACAAACCGTGCATCCCCGGAGGGTAGTTTTTGTGTTCGAAAGCTTTGTCTGGTCCGAAAATCGGTTCACCGAATTTACGAGCTATCTTAGATTTTGGTCCTCTATATCTTGCCATTTCCTTTTCGTTTTAAAAATTAAACACGTCTTCTTTTTGCTGGTCTACAACCATTATGTGGAAGTGGAGTCACATCAACAATTTCAGTTACCTGGATACCGATGGTAGCCAAAGCTCTGATTGCAGATTCGCGACCGTTACCAGGTCCTTTAACGTATACTTTAACTTTACGAAGTCCAAGGTCGTAAGCAGTTTTAGCACACTCTTCAGAAGCTACCTGAGCTGCATAGGGAGTGTTCTTTTTCGAACCACGGAATCCTTTTTTCCCCGCTGACGACCAAGAGATAACCTCTCCGTTCATATTAGTCAGCGTAACGATGATATTGTTGAAAGACGAGTGGATGTGTGCCATACCATTGGCTTCAACCACCACCGTTCTCTTTCTACTTGATCCTGTCTTTTTTGCCATAATTCAAATTCCTTATTTAGTGGCCATTTTCTTATTAGCAACAGTTTTACGTTTCCCTTTACGGGTACGTGCATTGTTCTTGGTACTTTGTCCACGAACCGGCATACCGATACGATGACGGATGCCACGGTAACAACCAATATCCATTAGTCGTTTAATGTTCATCTGGATTTCAGAACGTAATTCACCTTCAACTTTAAAGTTGTCACCGATTATCTCACGAACAGCTGCGAACTGGTCGTCGTTCCAATCTTGAACTTTTGAGTTAAGATCAATTCCCGCTTCTTCAAGAATACTTTTTGCCCTGCTGCGGCCAATACCATAAATATAGGTAAGGGCTACCTCACCTCTTTTATTATTTGGAATATCAACACCTACAATACGTGCCATAAATTTAATTTTAACAGATTAATGCTACCCTTGTCTTTGTTTAAACTTTGGGTTCTTTTTATTAATCACATACAAACGTCCTTTTCTACGAATGATTTTACAATCTTCGCTACGTTTTTTTACTGAAACACGAGTTTTCATCTTTTATACAATTTTTAATTTTTGTATCTAAATGTAATTCTACCTTTAGTTAAATCGTAAGGAGACATTTCAACTTTAACTTTATCTCCTGGCAAAATTTTAATATAATGCATTCTCATTTTACCGGAAATGTGACCTGTAATAACATGTCCATTTTCCAATTCCACCCGAAACATCGCGTTCGATAATGCTTCTATAATTGTTCCATCTTGTTCTATGGAAGGTATTTTTGCCATAAAAAACTCTTTTACAAATTTTTAAATAAAGTTTAACTTAAAATATTCTTTTTACAATTTTCATTACATTCCTCCACCCGGACGTCCTTTAATTCGACCTGATTTCATCAGACCATCATAATGACGCATTAACAAGTGGCTTTCAATCTGTTGTAATGTATCTAACACAACACCTACAAGGATTAACAGCGATGTTCCACCATAAAAATAAGCGAACGATTGGCTAATTCCTGCCATCATGGCGAATGCCGGAAGAATGGTTACCAAACCAAGGAAAATAGATCCCGGTAAAGTTATTCTCGACATAACAGTATCAAGAAATTCAACAGTTTTCTTTCCTGGTTTAACACCCGGAATAAAACCACCGTTTTTCTTCATATCCTCTGCCATTTGGGTAGGGTTAATAGTAATAGCGGTGTAAAAATACGTAAAAGCTACCACTAATAAAAATTGTGTAAAATTATACCAAAACCCGGTAATGTTTGACAATGCAGCCGCAACACCACGAAGGTTTTCAGAATTAGCAACACCAACAATTGTAATAGGCACCATCATAATTGCCTGAGCAAAAATGATAGGCATTACACCTGCAGCATTAACTTTAAGAGGAATGTACTGACGTACTCCACCGTATTGTTTGTTACCCACAATTCGTTTCGCGTATTGTACAGGAATCCTGCGGGTTCCTTGAACCAGCGCAATGGATGCCATAAACACGATGAACAGAATAACAAACTCAATTAGGAACATAACCAGACCGCCACCGTTGATACGTGATCCAAATTCCTGAACCACTGCCATCGGTAAACGAGCTATAATACCAATCATAATAATCAGCGAAATACCATTCCCAATTCCTTTATCAGTAATACGCTCTCCTAACCAGAGAACGAACATCGATCCTGCAGTAAGAATAACAATGGATGGAATATTAAACCATACACCTGACATTGCAAACGCCGAATCGGGCAACTGATAATGTAAATTAGTTAGATATGCTGATGCCTGAGGAATCAAAATAAGCACTGTTAAATAGCGCGTAATTTGATTTATTTTCCTTCTTCCTGACTCTCCCTCCTTCTGCAACCTCTGGAAGTAGGGAACTGCGATACCCATTAACTGGATAACGATTGAGGCAGAAATATACGGCATGATTCCTAAAGCAAAGATAGAAGCCTGTGCAAAGGCACCACCTGAAAACATATTGATCAAGCCCAGTAAACCATCAGAAGTTTGATTCTGAAGGTTTTCTAACTGCGCAGGATCTATTCCCGGTAACGAAACAAACGAGCCTAACCTGTAAATTAACAGGAGAAACAATGTTGTTCCAATTCTGAACCTTAGGTCTTCAATCTTATAAATGTTCTTTAGGGTCTCGATAAATCGTTTCATTCCGGTTTACAGTATTTCGGTTGTTCCTTCTAATTTTTCTATTGCTTCTTTCGCGCTTTTTGAAAATGCACTGGCTTTAACTTCTAACTTTTTAGTTA contains:
- a CDS encoding DNA-directed RNA polymerase subunit alpha, encoding MAILAFQKPDKVIMLESDEKFGQFEFRPLEPGYGITIGNALRRILLSSLEGYAITTVKIEGVDHEFSTIKGVIEDVTDIILNLKQVRFKNEVEDFDSEKVSITITGQEELTAGDINKFMTGFRVLNPELVICRMESDVKIHMELTINKGRGYVPAVENKPVEEEFGVIPIDSIFTPIKKVKYAVENYRVEQKTDYEKLVMDIATDGSIHPKDALKEAAKILIYHFMLFSDEKITLDTDEKFANEEFDEEVLHMRQLLKTKLVDMDLSVRALNCLKAADVDTLGDLVTYNRNDLLKFRNFGKKSLTELDDLLDNMGLNFGMDISKYKLDKE
- the rpsD gene encoding 30S ribosomal protein S4; the protein is MARYRGPKSKIARKFGEPIFGPDKAFEHKNYPPGMHGLSSKRRKKSEYGLQLKEKQKAKYTYGILEKQFRGLFKKASASKGITGEVLLQLLESRLDNVVFRMGIAKTRAAARQFVSHKHITVNGSVVNIPSYSVKPGDVVGVREKSKSLEEITDSLHSRRSSQYEWLEWNGDLMTGKFLNRPEREEIPENIKEQLIVELYSK
- the rpsK gene encoding 30S ribosomal protein S11, whose amino-acid sequence is MAKKTGSSRKRTVVVEANGMAHIHSSFNNIIVTLTNMNGEVISWSSAGKKGFRGSKKNTPYAAQVASEECAKTAYDLGLRKVKVYVKGPGNGRESAIRALATIGIQVTEIVDVTPLPHNGCRPAKRRRV
- the rpsM gene encoding 30S ribosomal protein S13, with protein sequence MARIVGVDIPNNKRGEVALTYIYGIGRSRAKSILEEAGIDLNSKVQDWNDDQFAAVREIIGDNFKVEGELRSEIQMNIKRLMDIGCYRGIRHRIGMPVRGQSTKNNARTRKGKRKTVANKKMATK
- the rpmJ gene encoding 50S ribosomal protein L36, which translates into the protein MKTRVSVKKRSEDCKIIRRKGRLYVINKKNPKFKQRQG
- the infA gene encoding translation initiation factor IF-1; translation: MAKIPSIEQDGTIIEALSNAMFRVELENGHVITGHISGKMRMHYIKILPGDKVKVEMSPYDLTKGRITFRYKN
- the secY gene encoding preprotein translocase subunit SecY, translating into MKRFIETLKNIYKIEDLRFRIGTTLFLLLIYRLGSFVSLPGIDPAQLENLQNQTSDGLLGLINMFSGGAFAQASIFALGIMPYISASIVIQLMGIAVPYFQRLQKEGESGRRKINQITRYLTVLILIPQASAYLTNLHYQLPDSAFAMSGVWFNIPSIVILTAGSMFVLWLGERITDKGIGNGISLIIMIGIIARLPMAVVQEFGSRINGGGLVMFLIEFVILFIVFMASIALVQGTRRIPVQYAKRIVGNKQYGGVRQYIPLKVNAAGVMPIIFAQAIMMVPITIVGVANSENLRGVAAALSNITGFWYNFTQFLLVVAFTYFYTAITINPTQMAEDMKKNGGFIPGVKPGKKTVEFLDTVMSRITLPGSIFLGLVTILPAFAMMAGISQSFAYFYGGTSLLILVGVVLDTLQQIESHLLMRHYDGLMKSGRIKGRPGGGM